One stretch of Lucilia cuprina isolate Lc7/37 chromosome 6, ASM2204524v1, whole genome shotgun sequence DNA includes these proteins:
- the LOC111675921 gene encoding probable trafficking protein particle complex subunit 13 homolog, which produces MNPIDQSEHLLALKVMRLTRPTLVCPQIISCEPRDLPQLSFKQVSETEGTAIAGSEFLAAGQFMLLPQSFGNIYLGETFSSYICVHNCTSHPVDGVTVKADLQSNNTRINLPMHENKAKPATLGPDETLDDVIRYEVKEIGTHILVCEVNYTTPAGLPQYFRKFFKFQVLKPLDVKTKFYNAEMDEIYLEAQIQNITTGPFCLEKVELDSSDQYTVTSLNTLPNGESVFTSKNMLQPNNSCQFLYCIKPKPEVSKDIKVLRTANTVGKLDIVWRSNLGEKGRLQTSQLQRLPFEYKDVRLEVIDAMNIVKVGEPFTFVCRVTNTADRPMDLMVKLPTPLDFNCPYTGCAEFSIGVVDPGQYKEFPLTICPSKLGLVKVTPLVLLNTMIQEQYTIEKVVDVFVVDSDYHNDESFQINKFVRYDNAPHQQVEDQSLQLQVV; this is translated from the exons atgaatCCCATAGATCAAAGTGAACATTTACTGGCATTAAAAG TGATGCGCTTAACCAGACCAACTTTGGTTTGCCCACAAATTATATCTTGTGAACCTCGAGACTTGCCACAACTTAGCTTCAAGCAGGTTTCAGAGACTGAAGGCACCGCCATTGCGGGATCAGAATTTTTAGCTGCTGGTCAGTTTATGCTTCTTCCTCAGTCATTTGGTAATATCTATCTGGGAGAGACATTTTCTAGTTATATTTGCGTCCACAACTGCACTTCCCATCCAGTGGATGGTGTTACTGTTAAAGCAGATCTGCAGTCAAACAATACACGTATTAATTTACCCATGCACGAAAACAAAGCAAAACCAGCAACATTAGGTCCTGACGAGACCTTAGATGATGTCATTCGTTACGAGGTTAAAGAAATCGGAACTCATAT TCTCGTTTGTGAAGTTAACTATACCACTCCTGCCGGTCTGCCTCAATATTTCCGTAAATTCTTcaaatttcaagttttaaaaccTTTGGATGTGAAAACCAAATTTTACAATGCTGAAATGGATGAAATATATTTAGAAGCTCAAATACAAAACATTACTACGGGTCCTTTTTGTCTGGAGAAGGTTGAGCTTGATAGTTCGGATCAATATACGGTGACTTCGCTAAATACTTTGCCAAATGGAGAATCTGTTTTTACGTCAAAAAATATGCTGCAACCAAACAATAGCTGTCAATTTCTTTATTgcataaaa CCCAAGCCGGAAGTCTCGAAGGATATTAAAGTATTAAGAACAGCAAATACTGTGGGAAAACTGGACATTGTTTGGCGTTCAAATTTAGGAGAAAAGGGACGCCTACAAACGAGTCAGTTACAAAGATTG CCGTTTGAATATAAAGATGTTCGATTAGAAGTAATTGATGCTATGAATATCGTCAAGGTTGGTGAACCTTTTACTTTCGTTTGTAGAGTAACTAATACTGCAGACAGACCTATGGATTTGATGGTCAAACTACCAACTCCATTAGATTTCAATTGTCCCTATACTGGATGTGCGGAATTTAGTATAGGTGTAGTTGATCCAGGCCAATATAAGGAGTTTCCTCTAACAATATGTCCTTCCAAGTTGGGTCTGGTAAAGGTGACACCATTGGTATTGTTAAACACAATGATACAGGAGCAATATACAATTGAAAAGGTAgttgatgtttttgttgtagaCAGTGACTACCATAATGATGAATCATtccaaattaataaatttgttcgTTATGATAATGCTCCACATCAACAGGTTGAAGATCAGTCACTACAACTTCAAGTCGTctag
- the LOC111675941 gene encoding small integral membrane protein 12 — MWPLLLAVLRRNAVYITLPIAGVVGFIGYNLESLLSDKYTPYSKSVQENRAERLTEDDILANAGHVDKLRLKENVLERNLPPSLQKKI, encoded by the exons ATGTGGCCGCTTCTTTTAGCTGTTTTGCGTCGAAATGCTGTCTACATCACACTTCCCATTGCAGGAGTGGTAGGATTTATAGGATATAATTTAGAAAGTTTGCTTTCTGACAAATATACACCGTACAGCA AATCTGTCCAGGAAAATCGAGCCGAACGTCTAACAGAAGATGACATTCTGGCAAATGCTGGTCACGTGGATAAGTTACGCTTAAAAGAAAATGTCTTAGAACGAAATTTACCTCCAtctttacaaaagaaaatctGA